Genomic DNA from Hordeum vulgare subsp. vulgare chromosome 2H, MorexV3_pseudomolecules_assembly, whole genome shotgun sequence:
GCGGTCGAAGTCAAGGTTGTACGAGTCCGTCAAGCCGTCGAGGAGGTCGTACTCTGGCGTAACCCCGAGGTCCTTGCTGGCCTTCTCCACCGACGCGAAGAAATGATGCCATCGTTGCATCATGCAGTGTCGGTCAGCGACACTGTAATGGTTGTACTTTTCCAGAGCAAGACGTAGAAGAAATCAAGGAATACCTGGTCTCTGAAGGGGAAGGCCTTCTTCTTGCCGAAATCGAAGTCCTTGGGGTTGTAGTGGATGATCTCCGGCTCAGGGAACCCTCCAGCCTGCATTGCATATCAAACACCAAGCGAAAAATGATGTATAGTTAGAATCTAAGTGAATTACCCAAGGACATGGAGTTGTTTGCACACGAGGAACAGCTTGTTCATATATATGACCTTTGCGCATGCCCGTGCTATCCCGTCGAAGGTGACATACTTGCTGCCGGAGATGTTGTACACCTGCTTGCTCGCCTTGGGGTTGCCGAGGACCTTGATGAAGGCCGTCGCCAAATCCTGTTGCAAAACCAAGCACAAGACAGTACTGAAGATGGCTTCTACGACATACAACCCGATAGCAGCAATTCACCGCATGCATGTCAATGCACAGACCTTGACATGGCCGAGCTGGGTGATCTGGTTCCCAGCGTTAGGGATGGGGATCGGACGACCAGCCTTGAGCCGGTGGAAGAACCACTCCTCCACGGGGTTGTAGTTGAGAGGGTCGTAGATGTAGACCGGTCTGATGGACGTCCAGTTCACGCCGCTCGTCTCCAGCTGGCTCTGTGTCTCCAGCTTTCCCTTATGCCGGCTTTTTGGGTCCACAACGTCGGTCTACCGGTTGGATGGGCATATGCTTGCCACGAGTCAGTAATGGTGACGACTTCATGTTGACATCCATGTGAGTGGTATGGAAATATACCTCAAAGTGTGGGAGCAGGTCTGACTTAAGGTAGACTCCTGCCGATGAGCAATAGATAAACCTGAAAATAGTACCAGAATGCTAGATAGTTCAGGGCACTGAATTTGCAAATATCTTGTTTTGCATACGAAAAAGTAACCAGCTTATTGTTCCAGGTTTGGCAACGCTTCTAGTATGGGGGATACTTCAGTGGCCTCGCGTCCTGAAACACCATGACACAAAAGAGTTACAACATTTGGGAGATATCAGAGATGATAGTTTCAGCTGGGGAAGTGCCATTTTGCATTTCAGAAGCAATCTTTAGGTGTTGTGATACTAATTGACACGCTTATTTACATCTGGTTAGTAGTTATGAACAAACATTTGTGTGGTGTACCAGAAATATCTACTTAGTATATTAGAGCCTGATAGCATTCAGGTCAACGTGGTCGCATGTAATAAGCAAAATACTGCTCTTGGCGATGATGGTTGAAGGACCAGTTGCCCGGCCAAAGGGATCTAGGAGACTGTTGACCACACCGACATCTTCAATATCAGGGTGGATAAAAATCACGGCATCATCGGCATAGACCAAAGTTCTATGCTTAACCATCCACGAACCAAAGGGAACAAGGATGCCTTCAGAGTTCAGACCAAGCAAGATTGAACCGGTGAGCAAAGAAAATCCATGATGAGCATGAAAAGGATAGGCCGgaggggataccccgggaaggaaCCGTTAACCAAGTTTTCAGTGCTCGCCGAGGATAACAGATTGTGGATCCAATTACACCATCGCAGACCCCTATGTTGCAAAGCTCCGAGTTCCGAAAGATAGACCGGGAGCAGCGTTGAATCTTCTTCTAGACTACTGATCCTTAAATGCTTGTAACTACTCCATGTAATTTAACTTCCTTGCTTAATCAATAAAATACGGTGTTGCTGCATTTGTAAAGAAAGAGAGTACTCCTATTGTAGCTGTCTGGCTTACCATTAATATCATAGACGACATTAAAGCCCTTAGCAGAAAGGCTTGTCTTGACGAAATCAAAGTCTTTCCTATCACCTTTCAAATGCAGCACCTATACGCAAAAACCATCCTAAATATCATGAGTGATATGCAAATAAAGGTGAACAAGTGAAGCAAGGACATGATGGTAGGAAACGACATGCCTTGGAAGAGAACTCTGCATACTCTGCATATGACTCACCTGGCAACTGCTGGGTTATGGGTGCCTTTCCTCTGGTGAACAATGTGACCTGAAATAAATTCATCTTTTTAGTGGACTCATAAAATCGATGTGCCGGTACTATCAAAACATTGCAGGTCATATTTACCCTAAGGAGCCATTCTTTGTACTATCAGAAATGTATGCACATACTGACCTGGTGTCCCTCCTGGACAAGTTTCCTGGACAGGAAGAGACCAACGAACCTGGTGCCCCCCGTGATCAGAATGTTCTTGGAGTCTGCTCTAGTAAACAACTACTCCGAACCTCAAAAGATATCTTGGGTTTTAAATTTTAACCAGCAGATATAAAAGACCAGGGGAGCCATATTAGAGATGCTTCGGTTCTTGTCCACTGTGTGTTTCCTCTTTCCTGCATACAGTACGTATGCAGCTGTACTAGCCTGTATTTTTGAGAAACACCTTGTACTACACCCCTTACTAAATGAAAGCCAATCAGGCATCAAAAAAAGAACTCTTGGTTTTTAAGGAAACAATCTAAATCTAGTATGTAATTAGAAGTTTGAATTTTGTTTTTACTCAAACAATAGTATCCACTAAATGTATGCGGTATAATTATGTTTCAAGTAATATAGAGACACTATGTAGCAACTCAATAAAAGATAAATAAGGTGTGTCATAATGAGAATAAATAGTCATACAACAAATAATAATATCAAACCTAACCCTCTAGCTCTTGTCAGCAGCTTGTATGAAGTTGCATAAGGCTCGTGTCTGAACTGTTGGAAGATGAAACACATCAAGTGTTATTACATaagaacatggaaccataaagaGCATTTATTCGCATGTTCACATGTATCTAGAGTATTGCCGGTAAGCTAATGGTGGACAGTATTTTAGTGAAAGAAACAAACCAGTGTCATCCGTATCCTCAAATTCCATATGAATCAAAAAGTGAAAACAATCCTCAAGAACAAGCCATATATTTAGCATCGATCAGTGAGCAGCAACATAGAAGTGTTATTTATTTGGTTTCTGGCAGAGAGCAGCAATACATATATAAGACGGTCAACGCCTTCTTGCATTGTACAACACCGCATGAACTATCAATCACAGGCATATCAATATCACGGTTTTCACTTTCAGAGATTTTCTCAAAACCCAACTCAACCTGATAAGTACACGTGCAGGTCTCTCCTATTTCCTTCAATTTAACCTACATCTTATAATCTTCATTCAACATCTGAGATCTATTTGAAAAAACTGCCTTACTGGATTGTGTTTGTCTCGAGTACAGCTGCACTCGAACAATTAGAAGTAGTGAACTGATGGGGAAGTAGCCAAGCCTCCAAGTTAGCCAGAAATATAAAGTTAACTCTAATGTGCCGTTAGAGCTGTCTGCATGACCTGGTCTGTTCTCCAATCCTAAGACGCTCTGCTCCAACCCATCTAAGACGCTTTGCTCCAACCCATCTACCACGCTCCAACTGCAATGACTCGCCTATCCACCACAATAATAATACCATGTATAGAAGGGCATAACAAACACAACAAGTCTATCCGATTTCTTGTACAAATCGTGCAAAACTCTGACAATAGTTATGGAACTGAAAAATATAATTTCTCCTAAATGTTAGCAAtgatggatttactttttttgaggaaCTGTCAAAATGTCAAATGTATAGAGAAATATTAGAAGCCCATGGTCATAGCTTTTCTTTATCGTGGAAAACAAAATGATTAGATATACCTTGCAGATAACTGAGATTTTGTTAGCAGGTGCTAGGCATATGAACCAGCATTGTGTCTGAACTTGTATGAAGTTACATAGTCTTGACTCTTGAACCCAAAAACCACCTCATGCTTAGCGAATCGCTTCCACACACATAAATTTCGAGTTTGACTCTTCCGAGCATGACCCCATCGTCCATCATCACTCTCAAGTCCGAATGGGATGCCAAAGAACACCGGGAGGCAACCACATCCAACAGATGTATATAGGAACCACAACAAACATCCTCCTAACCACAAAAATAACCAAGAATAAGTCCACTCAGTGAACTGAGCAAATGCTTCGAGAGATCGGCAACATTGCGTGATCTTTTTAACTGAACTAAGAACCCGATAGTTCATCAGGACTAATTCTACAGTCAACCAAAATTATGTCATAACTGAAACTACACATGCACCTCAAAATCAAACTGTCCATGTGCAATCGAAGAGAAGTAATAGACTGTTTTGTTATCTTATATTTCTCATATGATGGCCTGACATGCTGATGTTGTTTTTCTAATCAGTACAGTATCGCATATCAATGAAcattaaaataaaaaatataggcGATGGGCTTAGATAATATGTAGAAACAACAATGGATTCTAGGGATTAAATCAAAAGAAATGGGGGGAGGAGATAAATTAGCATAACAATCTGCCATGCTGATGCTGTGTTTGTAATCAGTACAATATCGCATATCAATCTATGTTTTTATGTCCCTACAAATTTGGTTAGACGAACTAAACAACAGAAACAGTTTTAGCGAACATAAGAATACACAATCAGTAGCTATATAGGTGTATAATCTCGATAATTAAAACATCGTCATCTTTCATTAATTTACAACATAATTATAGTACCGAGCATGATTTACTCACCTGATATAGATCACAATCGAGTCCCAATATACACGACGCAAGTTGTAAAAGAAATATTTTGGTATGAGCTCAGAAATTTGGATCGAACCGATTGTTGTGTAAATCAGTACCTGCATGCAACTTGGGAATCAGTTAATAATGCTCAAGAAattattcttttctttctaaGCCAAAAAGATGCACTATAACCATGATAATATAGTATTTTTTCTAACCAATTTacaacaaagagtaaatcaacagCTAGCAGGCGATTCACTAACATAGGATATGAACATGAAAGAGATTTGGCTACAGGATAAATCATGAATGAGGCCGAGAGCACCAAAATATATATCCAGATACTCTTCCTGATCCTCTTTCTAAGTTTTTTTCTTCTGCTAAACCAACATAGAAGAGCAATAGAGCTTACCCATCTTCTTCCCAGTAACTCTTGAGGACTACATGAACCTTTGATTTGACGGTCAAACCCCGTGAACCAAACCCTTCCGGACCACAAGCATATCCTTCCATGAGAAATACAAAATGCTGGATCATATGGTAACACACATGTACACACAATCGATTGTCAATGCAAGTGACCCACTGAACCTACCAATACAATAGTCAGTGTGTGAGTGGCGATCCCGATGGGGCCAGAAGAGCAGACACAGAGAAACATGAAAAGGCATTGACAACATAGTTGTGTAAAACAGTGCACAGTATAAGAAGATCAATCATATATTGTGCACTGTAATAGGAATAAAGTTTATTCTACAGTCAATGACTCTATTTGCAAGCAGAAGAGTCGCTCAATTTCCTAATAAAATAGGAGAACTCTCCGAGCATTTACATACTTACGGTTCAAGCTAGGAGAACCATCGTGTTCTTTTTAGTATTCAAGGCAACAAGGAATAATGCCTAAGTTCTTGCCAATATAACTAAAACAGCGAGAAGTTTACTAATTTCCATGGACCGCTTCACTTTTCTTTCTAATATTTTACACATCGCTTTCTTCAACACTTTCATGGCATGCCCCCCGATCAGTAATTGGTCGATGGAAGCCAAACAAATAGAGAACACAATCATAGAAAAAGGAATATGCTGCTTGTTCATCAAATGTAATTGATTTACTCAGCAAGAATGTAATATCTAGGACAACAACATCTGTAGATGAAATTAAGAAAGGGTGAATCATTAGTTCTACTGTAGTAGCAAATCATAATAAATTAGCTAACATCTATACAGATGGAGCAAAGACAATGACACTACTAAAAAGAAAGTGAGTTAGCCTAGTTGCAGAATTCATCAAAATGCAGCTGCCTACAATCATAGATTCTTCCCATATGACACAATATGGAATCACGGCATCAAGCCATTGCTATAATTCACCAATCACCATAGATAGCAGGACCAAGCAGACAAGATTAACATAGCACGAGGGATACCAAACAACAGAACAAGCAAAACAACTGCAAGCGCCAACAAGATAACATGAACAATTTGGGAAGATTATCCATACTAACCATAAACATTTCTAACACAAATACCATCAAACGCAAATGCGATACCATGATGTCACATGGCATCACAATTTAATCTAATAATCTGATCTAACTATGAACTATGATGTGCCCAAAACCTGAAGCATTTACTGATTTATGCATCACAAATCCCACTGAATATGTTTGCATGACTGCAAATTAGGAACACATTTGATGTGAAAACTGAGAAAGAAAGCACTACCATTAGATTCGCTCGAGCATCTCAGGGCTGACCTCGGCCTTAGTATCACCGATTTGGATCCTCTTCTCGAGCACCTCGTTCCCCAGGGAAGCATGTCCACGGTCATCACCCCGCGCCACAGAATCCCCTTGGCCACATTCTCGTCGCCGGATGTGATGGCCCTGGCCACGACGCTGCCATACTCCTCGACGTTTGGCGTGACAGCGGTCCAGTATGCGGCGGCCTCAACCTTATGGAGCACCCCATCGTCCAGCGCCACACTGCAAGCCATGGAGTGGATGGAGAACCGCACATTAAGATGGAAAGGAAGAGAAAGGTAAAGAGCTTACCAGCCGAGGCAATCAGCCATGTGGACGACGAGGTTGGTGATGTAGACGACGGAGGGGGTGTTGTCCTTGAAGAGGCGCACGGTGGCGAGCTCGTCGGCCTGCAGCTTCCACGGCGTGGCGACGACGAACGCGGATGCGCGCCCGATGTCCCCGAGGATCAGCGCGGCGGAGGCGAGTGCGACGACCAGGGGCCCCGCGGCGGCCGCCAGCACCCGCCTCGCGGCCCACCGCCAGGTCGCGCAGCGCCAGGTCTCCGAGCGGCCTCCGCGGGCTCGGCGAGGCGGGGGCGCGAGGAGGCCAGTCGGCGGCCTGGCGGCCGCGGCGCGCGCGAGGTGGCCGTGGGAATGGCGCGGGCGCAGTGGGCGGGCGAGCGGGGAGAGCGCAGCGAGGAAGGAGGCGGCGGCTGCAGGCTCGGCTCGGCGAGGGGCGCGAGGGGGCCGGTCGACGGCCTGGCGGCCGCGGCGCGCGCGAGGTGGCGGAGGGAATGGTGCGGGCGCGGCCGGCGGGCGAGCGGGGAGGGAGCAGCGaggaaggaggcggcggcggccattTGGGATGATTTTTGGAAGGAGAGAGACGAGATCGGGAACGAGGGGTGGGGAGAGGTGGGGTGGGAAAGTGGCAGTTTTTTTCTAGCGACAAGGGGTGGGAAAGGTGGACTCGTTCTGCGGCGGGATCTAGCGATTTTTTTTACTGCATGCGACCGATGGGTGGGATGGGAGGTCGAACCTTCCacctggttgaaccatcacgacgttcgatcctgctttaatagtagagatttcatatccttgtaattctcttcgagttgtgggttgtctggccaactagatctatgattcttgcaatgggagaagtgcttggttttgggttcataccgtgcggtgacctcactagtgacagaaggggtagcgaggcatgcattgtgttgttgccatcacgggtaaaaagatggggttttcatcattggtttgagattatccctctacatcatgtcatcttgcttaaagcgttactctgttcgtcatgaactcaatacactagatgcatgctggatagcggtcgatgtgtggagtaatagtagtagatgcacaaagtatcagtctacttgtctcgaacgtgatgcctatatgtatgatcattgccttagatatcgtcatgactttgcgcggttctatcaattgctcgacagtaatttgttcacccaccgtaatacttgctattttgagagaagcctctagtgaacactatggccccagggtctactccacaccatattttcagccttacactttttacttcgttgcactttccgccttcagatctcactttgcaaacaatcttgaagggattgacaacccctttgaagcgttgggtgcaagcttgtttgtgtttgcgtaggtactctggacttgacgagaccctccttctggatcgataccttggttctcaaactgagggaaatacgtactgctcctgtgttgcatcaccctttcctcttcaagggaaaaaccaacgcaagcccaatctccgtcaacgtgtcaatttctggcgctgttgtttgagaagtagcaatatgcttgtgatatgatatggccaatgacgtgatgtgatatattggatgtatgagatgattatgttgtaatatttaatttcgacttgcacgtcaatgctacagcaaccggcaggaaccatagggttgtctttaaactaacgtttgtgtttgcagatgcgtttactatattgctaagtcgtagctttagtagtaatagcatagatagaatgacaacctcgatggggatatgttgatggagatcatgatgatggagataatggtgtggcgccggtgacaagaagatcatgtcggtgctttggtgatggagatcaagaagcacaagatgatggccatatcatgtcacttatgaattgcatgtgatgttaatccttttatgcaccttattttgcttagaacgacgacaacattataaggtgatctctcactaaaatttcaagatgaaattgtgttctcccagactattcaccgttgcgacagtttgtcgtttcgagacaccatgtgatgatcgggtgtgatagactcaacgttcacatacaacgggtgcaaaacagttgcacacgcggaacactcgggttaaacttgacgagcctagcatgtgcagacatggcctcgaaacacatgagaccgaaaggtcgagcatgaatcgtatagttgatatgattagcatagagatgcttactactgaaactattctcaactcacgtgatgatcggacttgagttagtgaatttggatcatgtaccactcaaatgactagagagatgtacttttagagtgggagtttattaagtaatttgatttgttaaactctaattatcatgaacatagtcaaaaggtctttgcgaattatgatgtagcttgtgctatagctctactgttttttatatgttcctagataaaatttagttgaaagatgatagtagcaactttgcggactgagtgcataaaactgaggattgtcctcattgctgcgcagaaggcttatgtccttaatgcacctcgagcgtcgtgtgtggatgttgcgaacatctgacatacacgttttttatgactacgtgatagttcagtgtgtaatacttaatggcttagaagcaaggcgccgaagacgtttttgaaacatcacggaacataagagatgttctaagagatgaaattgagatttcatgctcgtgcccttgttgagaggtatgagacctccgacaagattcttggtctacaaagtaaaggagaaaatctcaatcattgagcatgttctcagattgtctgagtacaacaatcgcttgaatcaagtgggagttaatcttccagatgagatagtgatggttctccaaagtcactccaccaagctgctagagcttcg
This window encodes:
- the LOC123425623 gene encoding chloroplast stem-loop binding protein of 41 kDa b, chloroplastic-like codes for the protein VLHLKGDRKDFDFVKTSLSAKGFNVVYDINGREATEVSPILEALPNLEQFIYCSSAGVYLKSDLLPHFETDVVDPKSRHKGKLETQSQLETSGVNWTSIRPVYIYDPLNYNPVEEWFFHRLKAGRPIPIPNAGNQITQLGHVKDLATAFIKVLGNPKASKQVYNISGSKYVTFDGIARACAKAGGFPEPEIIHYNPKDFDFGKKKAFPFRDQHFFASVEKASKDLGVTPEYDLLDGLTDSYNLDFDRGTFRKEADFTTDDMILGKKLVSV